A stretch of Mya arenaria isolate MELC-2E11 chromosome 14, ASM2691426v1 DNA encodes these proteins:
- the LOC128218357 gene encoding histone H3.v1-like isoform X2, which produces MNMKFRSMFWTTLVLFGLISNVRGQIQQVGTSRQTRFFLTSSQDCNGNIPREIGKSTVEVYGISTEVQSAPVTSCRISLRAQDQREPHRLKLHIMAAQMNEDLTNLYIYDGQAGGGRLASFSKFNPKPQNMDFLFTTGEMVTFVFSRGDNEQQFDINIVVTPVPSDVTQCTYENEDLCGEYGYNYRLLGTKEIAGIVAGGFALVVLVVIIIVVCCYRKQRGINHKWQEEKIGNASLPSKRPLPPPHVNSHRGMSERSYNPRSERTYNPRSERSYGRSKHSEKFDDSYSDRSLTTTDRNYSEKNYKPPTYREALRYDSESSADEHTFVQADETVENQQKVFVERVITPRVKRKEEPAKVHNKVIQASPKLGRAPPPPEEDEEYDSIEPKKFQKKALIDKGVDPESEEETEESDTENESESEEESEEESEESEEEHVAKAKSDKPDYVYSKPDKSQGKSDKDHKESNNKPEPQVGFRPPNQGPPPPNQFPSGPTYPTGMVPPGLRQPQPQYPGYPPPPMGQPQPYPQGYPQGQGQPYFPPHQQPQGYIPPSKPPQQPNSYNQANFTVPLQPSQNQQRPQYPISQPPSQQGYNKTNDRHISTNAAGQIPVYSYLVNRGYQPMEGRHSPMSNSTGASNLSGDRNITSEDSDYAANLGSGVELLRRK; this is translated from the exons ATGAACATGAAATTTCGCAGTATGTTTTGGACCACATTGGTCCTTTTCGGACTGATCTCTAATGTTAGAGGTCAAATCCAGCAGGTCGGCACATCTCGTCAGACCAGAT TTTTCTTGACGAGCTCACAGGACTGCAATGGAAACATTCCTCGTGAGATTGGGAAATCGACGGTTGAAGTCTATGGTATCTCAACAGAAGTACAA TCAGCTCCAGTGACATCATGCAGAATTTCCCTTCGTGCCCAAGACCAGCGTGAACCCCATAGACTCAAGTTGCACATCATGGCTGCACAGATGAATGAAGACCTTACAAATCTTTACATCTACGATGGACAGGCGGGAGGGGGTAGACTG GCATCCTTCAGCAAGTTCAACCCTAAGCCCCAGAACATGGACTTCCTCTTTACCACGGGGGAGATGGTCACATTTGTGTTCAGCCGTGGTGACAATGAGCAACAGTTTGACATCAATATTGTTGTCACACCTGTGCCAT CTGACGTAACCCAGTGCACATATGAAAATGAGGACTTATGTGGAGAATATGGGTACAACTATCGACTTCTCGGCACAAAGGAGATCGCCGGAATTGTTGCTGGAGGTTTCGCGCTGGTAGTTcttgttgtcatcatcatcgtagTGTGCTGTTACCGAAAACAACGAGGAATCAATCACAAGTGGCAGGAGGAAAAAATAG GCAATGCCAGTTTGCCATCAAAACGTCCCCTTCCACCACCTCATGTGAACTCACATCGCGGAATGTCTGAAAGGAGCTATAATCCACGCTCAGAAAGAACCTACAATCCGAGATCTGAACGCAGCTATGGTCGCAGCAAACATAGTGAAAAGTTTGATGACAGTTATTCTGACAGGTCTTTAACAACAACAGATCGGAATTACAGTGAGAAAAACTACAAGCCTCCGACATATCGTGAGGCGTTGAGATATGACTCTGAATCATCTGCGGATGAGCATACTTTTGTGCAAGCTGATGAAACAGTGGAAAATCAGCAGAAAGTGTTTGTGGAGAGAGTTATAACTCCTCGCGTAAAGAGGAAGGAGGAACCCGCCAAAGTTCATAACAAGGTCATTCAGGCCTCTCCGAAACTAGGGCGTGCCCCACCCCCTCCTGAAGAAGATGAGGAATATGATTCCATTGAACCAAAGAAGTTTCAAAAGAAAGCGCTAATTGATAAAGGTGTTGATCCGGAATCAGAAGAAGAGACTGAAGAATCTGATACAGAAAATGAATCAGAATCCGAAGAAGAAAGTGAAGAAGAGTCAGAAGAATCTGAGGAAGAGCATGTAGCTAAAGCTAAATCTGACAAACCTGACTATGTATATTCCAAGCCAGACAAATCCCAGGGCAAAAGTGATAAAGATCATAAGGAAAGCAATAACAAACCTGAGCCCCAGGTTGGATTTCGACCACCTAATCAAGGCCCCCCTCCACCCAACCAATTTCCTAGTGGGCCCACTTATCCAACAGGGATGGTTCCCCCCGGGCTGAGGCAGCCACAGCCCCAATACCCTGGCTACCCTCCCCCACCCATGGGTCAACCCCAGCCTTACCCTCAGGGTTACccacaaggtcaaggtcaaccaTATTTTCCACCCCATCAGCAACCCCAAGGTTACATTCCACCATCAAAACCCCCTCAACAGCCAAATTCATACAATCAGGCAAACTTCACTGTTCCTTTGCAACCCTCGCAGAATCAACAGCGACCACAATACCCAATCTCACAACCGCCTTCCCAACAGGGTTATAATAAAACTAATGATAGACATATAAGTACAAACGCCGCAGGTCAAATTCCGGTGTATTCGTATCTCGTGAATCGTGGCTACCAGCCAATGGAAGGGAGGCATTCTCCCATGAGTAATTCAACAGGGGCGAGTAATTTGTCAGGTGATAGAAACATTACAAGCGAGGACTCGGACTATGCTGCAAACTTAGGAAGTGGTGTGGAGTTActgagaagaaaataa
- the LOC128218357 gene encoding uncharacterized protein LOC128218357 isoform X1, producing the protein MNMKFRSMFWTTLVLFGLISNVRGQIQQVGTSRQTRFFLTSSQDCNGNIPREIGKSTVEVYGISTEVQSAPVTSCRISLRAQDQREPHRLKLHIMAAQMNEDLTNLYIYDGQAGGGRLASFSKFNPKPQNMDFLFTTGEMVTFVFSRGDNEQQFDINIVVTPVPSDVTQCTYENEDLCGEYGYNYRLLGTKEIAGIVAGGFALVVLVVIIIVVCCYRKQRGINHKWQEEKIGHVNTAASLHTLNGRTASTSKPWTTTESARNGFASIRRSPNLPRAKIARSRNAFEGSNSSVTDSNASLPSKRPLPPPHVNSHRGMSERSYNPRSERTYNPRSERSYGRSKHSEKFDDSYSDRSLTTTDRNYSEKNYKPPTYREALRYDSESSADEHTFVQADETVENQQKVFVERVITPRVKRKEEPAKVHNKVIQASPKLGRAPPPPEEDEEYDSIEPKKFQKKALIDKGVDPESEEETEESDTENESESEEESEEESEESEEEHVAKAKSDKPDYVYSKPDKSQGKSDKDHKESNNKPEPQVGFRPPNQGPPPPNQFPSGPTYPTGMVPPGLRQPQPQYPGYPPPPMGQPQPYPQGYPQGQGQPYFPPHQQPQGYIPPSKPPQQPNSYNQANFTVPLQPSQNQQRPQYPISQPPSQQGYNKTNDRHISTNAAGQIPVYSYLVNRGYQPMEGRHSPMSNSTGASNLSGDRNITSEDSDYAANLGSGVELLRRK; encoded by the exons ATGAACATGAAATTTCGCAGTATGTTTTGGACCACATTGGTCCTTTTCGGACTGATCTCTAATGTTAGAGGTCAAATCCAGCAGGTCGGCACATCTCGTCAGACCAGAT TTTTCTTGACGAGCTCACAGGACTGCAATGGAAACATTCCTCGTGAGATTGGGAAATCGACGGTTGAAGTCTATGGTATCTCAACAGAAGTACAA TCAGCTCCAGTGACATCATGCAGAATTTCCCTTCGTGCCCAAGACCAGCGTGAACCCCATAGACTCAAGTTGCACATCATGGCTGCACAGATGAATGAAGACCTTACAAATCTTTACATCTACGATGGACAGGCGGGAGGGGGTAGACTG GCATCCTTCAGCAAGTTCAACCCTAAGCCCCAGAACATGGACTTCCTCTTTACCACGGGGGAGATGGTCACATTTGTGTTCAGCCGTGGTGACAATGAGCAACAGTTTGACATCAATATTGTTGTCACACCTGTGCCAT CTGACGTAACCCAGTGCACATATGAAAATGAGGACTTATGTGGAGAATATGGGTACAACTATCGACTTCTCGGCACAAAGGAGATCGCCGGAATTGTTGCTGGAGGTTTCGCGCTGGTAGTTcttgttgtcatcatcatcgtagTGTGCTGTTACCGAAAACAACGAGGAATCAATCACAAGTGGCAGGAGGAAAAAATAGGTCACGTGAATACTGCTGCAAGTTTGCATACTCTTAATGGTCGCACTGCTAGTACCTCAAAACCGTGGACAACTACTGAAAGCGCTCGCAATGGGTTTGCGAGTATTCGTAGATCTCCGAATCTTCCAAGAGCTAAAATTGCTCGCTCTAGGAATGCCTTCGAAGGAAGCAACAGCTCCGTAACTGATA GCAATGCCAGTTTGCCATCAAAACGTCCCCTTCCACCACCTCATGTGAACTCACATCGCGGAATGTCTGAAAGGAGCTATAATCCACGCTCAGAAAGAACCTACAATCCGAGATCTGAACGCAGCTATGGTCGCAGCAAACATAGTGAAAAGTTTGATGACAGTTATTCTGACAGGTCTTTAACAACAACAGATCGGAATTACAGTGAGAAAAACTACAAGCCTCCGACATATCGTGAGGCGTTGAGATATGACTCTGAATCATCTGCGGATGAGCATACTTTTGTGCAAGCTGATGAAACAGTGGAAAATCAGCAGAAAGTGTTTGTGGAGAGAGTTATAACTCCTCGCGTAAAGAGGAAGGAGGAACCCGCCAAAGTTCATAACAAGGTCATTCAGGCCTCTCCGAAACTAGGGCGTGCCCCACCCCCTCCTGAAGAAGATGAGGAATATGATTCCATTGAACCAAAGAAGTTTCAAAAGAAAGCGCTAATTGATAAAGGTGTTGATCCGGAATCAGAAGAAGAGACTGAAGAATCTGATACAGAAAATGAATCAGAATCCGAAGAAGAAAGTGAAGAAGAGTCAGAAGAATCTGAGGAAGAGCATGTAGCTAAAGCTAAATCTGACAAACCTGACTATGTATATTCCAAGCCAGACAAATCCCAGGGCAAAAGTGATAAAGATCATAAGGAAAGCAATAACAAACCTGAGCCCCAGGTTGGATTTCGACCACCTAATCAAGGCCCCCCTCCACCCAACCAATTTCCTAGTGGGCCCACTTATCCAACAGGGATGGTTCCCCCCGGGCTGAGGCAGCCACAGCCCCAATACCCTGGCTACCCTCCCCCACCCATGGGTCAACCCCAGCCTTACCCTCAGGGTTACccacaaggtcaaggtcaaccaTATTTTCCACCCCATCAGCAACCCCAAGGTTACATTCCACCATCAAAACCCCCTCAACAGCCAAATTCATACAATCAGGCAAACTTCACTGTTCCTTTGCAACCCTCGCAGAATCAACAGCGACCACAATACCCAATCTCACAACCGCCTTCCCAACAGGGTTATAATAAAACTAATGATAGACATATAAGTACAAACGCCGCAGGTCAAATTCCGGTGTATTCGTATCTCGTGAATCGTGGCTACCAGCCAATGGAAGGGAGGCATTCTCCCATGAGTAATTCAACAGGGGCGAGTAATTTGTCAGGTGATAGAAACATTACAAGCGAGGACTCGGACTATGCTGCAAACTTAGGAAGTGGTGTGGAGTTActgagaagaaaataa